A stretch of the Candidatus Jettenia sp. AMX2 genome encodes the following:
- a CDS encoding peptidoglycan recognition family protein, whose protein sequence is MYKYEKVIQYISLVIITITLGIFIFFPFFDKPKTDRIPYFINPPLVDKLDPELKLASLCRTDVDENQWKYIVIHHSATARGNAAVFDDYHRNKRGWEYGLAYHFVIGNGTLSGNGEIEVAERWKKQIHGAHTANMDYNRVAIGICLVGDFENGGGPTENQFESLVKLTQYLSKRYSIPLSNIILHKQVHQKGTACPGKNFPFAELKARLMQIALNPTNQI, encoded by the coding sequence ATGTACAAATACGAAAAAGTCATACAATATATCTCGTTAGTCATTATAACAATAACATTGGGAATATTTATCTTTTTCCCTTTTTTTGATAAACCAAAAACAGATAGAATTCCTTATTTTATTAATCCTCCCCTGGTTGATAAATTAGACCCGGAATTGAAACTTGCGAGTCTCTGTCGTACAGATGTTGATGAAAACCAATGGAAATATATCGTCATTCATCATAGTGCAACGGCAAGAGGTAACGCAGCCGTGTTTGATGATTATCATAGAAACAAAAGGGGTTGGGAATATGGACTTGCCTATCATTTTGTAATCGGGAATGGTACGCTATCAGGGAATGGCGAAATTGAGGTTGCAGAGAGATGGAAGAAGCAAATCCATGGGGCACATACAGCAAACATGGATTATAACCGGGTGGCAATTGGAATATGCCTGGTAGGTGATTTTGAAAACGGAGGCGGGCCCACAGAGAACCAGTTTGAGTCGCTGGTAAAATTGACACAATACCTTTCCAAAAGATATAGCATCCCCTTATCAAATATAATATTACATAAACAGGTACATCAAAAAGGTACGGCTTGCCCCGGGAAAAATTTTCCCTTTGCTGAACTAAAAGCCCGCCTTATGCAAATAGCCCTGAATCCAACCAACCAGATATAG